In Sphingomonas crocodyli, a genomic segment contains:
- a CDS encoding P-loop NTPase fold protein produces MTNSYGEEPSKLQFIRDQAATEDFFGSHDRVARAIASVIANNKDLKVIGLLGRWGSGKSTVVAHVQKHLAADQRLKSHVFCYDAWLHQSDPPRRSFLETLIAFLIANNLTTEKRWKADLDILNRQVEYTETRSTPTLTIAGRIFLFSFALIPLGMQLIDHDWFQELGKAGFRGKAFYLGLLLLFAPALIGGVLALCAKGKDRENLWALFVNRQSQHQRNRTTRTPDPTTIEFQKLFRKVISAVPADTCQLIFVIDNLDRLHEAEAVEMWGTIRSFFLGSHGDELDPTRVNLPVVILPIDQDAITRMYAVEHGEAVAPKLARSFMDKTFDLTFHVASPPLSDWNRYLRDRLLAVFNEQFDERWAFQMGRLYGRWREADPANEITPRALNVTVNEAATLWLQWSREVTFVAIAYFVIFRDAIAKNVEQAVMEPAIDLSDLDPNWRSGVAALHYGVPPEVAIQILMEPRLLDAMSGRSPDQFKRQAALPGFKEVLQRILDKAHPMDPKAAAQTAVLLDELGIESDPSTESIWAALRARIAAGRPWEDLASVDADGLQAMLANCPSARLAPFIDQMAQKLSSADDSMITGEDGRRAFLRMTQALNEATERGQCNLPSIAIRGTVENYLNLVGAVGAPPNAAKLIDPPGSIQFAANKLAELLKVSKTAVGAGRKFEALMVRRDEIDWSSFLAAAYEVANGQPATHVGIAPALHALGRFYQTDDATKESVKTLSQNGMLTGRMNEFQSNRNDGPLAEAIALLIMSGGDMPPPNGISWSTIAEVPSFGNDVRNALLLFGEEAPLLRLVYIAANNDNVSPLCRAVATAYLRSSNLGRLAVRAVISGVDTYLTLFEVDDHARFAAQLPNYPNFWDELRTAQLNESSLRLFSLLALSDEPAISGAVRKSARAILLTHLRATSQETWLSSIQTGDEPLPSAQAFADGTKGSANIGISLFNALNSQIDSMVGDSLPGYAARWFAATRLLANSHIKTLFKNLRDYILAHAHSASVVPLLILGSDQLLDAGEFAKQGDRCVRLLLPSFLDDLKGREWLQGRPERVAAWLNSSGQDSRAVFADQLRQRWSQADDNSKASIQSLWDACNLEGHLD; encoded by the coding sequence ATGACCAACAGTTACGGCGAGGAACCGTCCAAGCTTCAGTTCATCCGCGACCAAGCGGCCACCGAAGATTTTTTCGGATCGCATGATCGGGTCGCTAGGGCCATCGCCTCTGTAATCGCTAATAACAAAGACCTGAAGGTCATCGGACTGCTCGGACGCTGGGGTAGCGGCAAATCGACGGTCGTCGCCCATGTCCAAAAACATCTCGCGGCCGATCAGCGTCTTAAGTCACACGTTTTTTGCTATGATGCCTGGCTCCACCAGAGCGACCCTCCCCGGCGTTCATTTCTGGAAACGCTGATTGCGTTCCTGATCGCGAACAATCTCACCACCGAGAAGCGTTGGAAAGCTGACCTCGACATCCTCAATCGGCAGGTCGAATACACTGAAACCCGGTCCACGCCTACGCTGACGATCGCGGGTCGTATCTTTCTGTTCAGCTTCGCCCTAATTCCGCTCGGCATGCAACTCATCGACCATGACTGGTTCCAAGAGCTTGGGAAAGCGGGTTTTCGGGGAAAGGCATTTTACCTTGGGCTGCTTTTGTTATTCGCGCCGGCATTAATCGGCGGTGTTTTGGCCCTTTGCGCTAAAGGTAAAGACCGCGAAAATCTCTGGGCTCTATTCGTAAACCGCCAATCCCAGCACCAGCGCAACCGTACCACCAGAACACCCGATCCAACGACGATCGAGTTTCAGAAGCTTTTTCGTAAGGTCATCTCGGCAGTTCCTGCGGACACGTGCCAATTGATCTTCGTGATCGACAATCTCGACCGGCTACACGAGGCCGAAGCTGTGGAGATGTGGGGCACGATCCGCAGCTTCTTCTTGGGTTCGCACGGCGATGAGCTTGATCCGACGCGTGTGAACCTACCCGTCGTTATCCTACCGATCGATCAGGATGCCATCACCCGTATGTACGCGGTCGAACATGGCGAAGCGGTAGCTCCCAAGTTGGCCCGCTCCTTCATGGACAAAACCTTCGACCTGACATTCCACGTCGCTAGCCCGCCGCTCTCGGACTGGAATCGATACCTTCGTGATAGGCTACTAGCGGTATTCAATGAGCAGTTCGACGAGCGGTGGGCCTTTCAGATGGGGCGGCTCTATGGGCGTTGGCGCGAAGCCGATCCCGCCAACGAAATCACACCACGCGCGCTAAACGTCACCGTGAATGAGGCCGCCACGCTATGGCTGCAATGGTCGCGCGAGGTCACATTCGTGGCAATCGCCTACTTCGTCATCTTCCGGGACGCGATCGCAAAAAACGTCGAACAGGCAGTTATGGAACCGGCGATCGATCTATCCGATCTCGATCCCAACTGGCGCTCCGGAGTGGCGGCACTGCACTATGGAGTACCACCCGAGGTCGCCATTCAGATCTTGATGGAACCGCGACTGCTCGACGCGATGAGTGGCCGTTCACCCGACCAGTTCAAGCGCCAAGCGGCCCTGCCAGGCTTCAAGGAGGTACTACAGCGCATCCTCGACAAAGCCCACCCGATGGATCCAAAGGCAGCAGCTCAGACTGCCGTCTTGCTTGACGAGCTTGGCATCGAAAGCGACCCATCGACTGAAAGTATTTGGGCGGCTCTGCGAGCCAGGATTGCCGCAGGGCGGCCTTGGGAGGATCTTGCCTCTGTCGACGCCGATGGATTGCAGGCTATGCTCGCCAACTGCCCTTCGGCCCGCCTCGCTCCGTTCATTGATCAAATGGCGCAAAAGTTGTCGAGCGCTGACGATAGCATGATCACTGGGGAGGATGGCCGGCGGGCGTTTTTGAGGATGACGCAGGCCCTTAATGAGGCCACGGAACGCGGACAGTGCAATTTGCCTTCGATTGCCATCCGCGGCACCGTCGAAAACTACCTTAACCTCGTGGGTGCTGTCGGCGCGCCGCCTAATGCCGCAAAACTCATTGATCCTCCGGGGTCAATCCAATTTGCGGCCAACAAGTTAGCAGAGTTGCTTAAGGTCTCTAAGACAGCGGTCGGCGCAGGGCGAAAATTCGAGGCACTCATGGTCCGAAGGGATGAGATCGACTGGAGCAGTTTCCTAGCGGCCGCTTATGAGGTGGCGAACGGGCAACCGGCGACACACGTCGGCATCGCTCCGGCTCTCCACGCGCTTGGGCGCTTCTATCAAACGGACGATGCCACGAAGGAATCGGTCAAGACGCTGTCACAGAATGGGATGCTGACTGGACGGATGAATGAGTTTCAGAGCAACCGAAATGACGGCCCTCTTGCGGAAGCTATCGCGCTGCTGATCATGAGTGGAGGGGACATGCCGCCCCCAAACGGCATTTCTTGGTCAACGATTGCCGAGGTGCCCTCGTTCGGCAACGATGTCCGCAATGCCCTTCTGCTCTTTGGCGAAGAGGCCCCTCTGCTGCGGCTCGTATATATAGCAGCCAACAACGATAACGTTTCGCCTCTCTGTCGTGCAGTGGCAACCGCTTACCTCCGTTCTAGCAATCTTGGCAGACTAGCGGTGCGAGCGGTGATTAGCGGCGTGGACACCTACCTCACGCTCTTCGAGGTCGACGATCATGCTCGTTTCGCCGCGCAGCTACCCAATTATCCAAACTTCTGGGACGAGCTGAGGACAGCACAGCTGAACGAGAGCAGCCTTAGGCTTTTCTCGCTCTTAGCACTCTCGGACGAGCCGGCCATTTCGGGCGCAGTGAGGAAATCAGCCCGCGCAATCCTTCTGACGCACTTGCGGGCCACTTCGCAGGAGACTTGGCTATCATCGATCCAGACCGGCGATGAACCGTTACCTAGCGCACAGGCTTTCGCCGATGGCACCAAAGGCAGTGCCAACATCGGAATCTCGCTGTTCAATGCTCTTAATAGTCAGATCGATAGTATGGTCGGTGATAGTTTGCCCGGCTATGCAGCGCGGTGGTTCGCGGCGACCAGACTCTTAGCGAACTCGCATATAAAAACGCTCTTTAAGAATTTGCGTGACTATATTCTGGCGCATGCCCACTCCGCCAGCGTGGTGCCGCTGTTGATCCTGGGAAGCGATCAGTTGCTCGATGCAGGCGAGTTCGCCAAGCAAGGCGATCGGTGCGTGAGGCTCCTTCTTCCCTCGTTTTTAGATGATCTAAAGGGACGCGAGTGGCTTCAGGGGCGTCCCGAGAGGGTCGCCGCGTGGCTAAACTCGAGTGGGCAGGATAGTCGCGCGGTTTTTGCCGATCAGTTGCGCCAGCGATGGTCTCAAGCTGACGACAACAGCAAGGCTTCTATCCAGAGCCTCTGGGATGCATGCAATCTCGAAGGTCACCTCGATTGA
- a CDS encoding caspase family protein, giving the protein MSSIAILIGNADYLQQTPLDCCRRDVEAMQRLLEATERFERVDAHIDLRAEEMRDVVRNALPADGGCDEIFFYFSGHGDQQGADFYYCGTDYDTKQPNLTGLSSSVLHDLCRAASPTTLVTVTDACYSGTLLIKKGPPPSPPIVKDGFRNVLHFSSSMDSQTSMGGNPLSEFTLAFLEASARKTEGPVYYTDIEGALRDAFLHNDDQTPFFVSQATGRELLVDDAARLAGFRAWLSTTFRAPDADGTSEEDVVTPEPNGTDLIVPPPPTPRQILEAAESKTGSADRMRELTRALFDGVDSSFDANEFAEFFEKSLVYHNRYEEAAVEDFMIRVLAREDRPDSLVTAEIKRVRRKRTPWERMTGSLAFAMSNFEDDFTERFDLSLNCQLDQAQLKITLTPKFSRLQQIVLILSCAPSLEYLYVFEIVSLHFRNDWDRFDTEGREILRRWYKLTWSDSADGLIEKIQNGLAEAARKHVDDVIQTLGDD; this is encoded by the coding sequence ATGTCATCGATCGCCATCCTGATCGGCAATGCAGATTATCTTCAGCAGACGCCGCTCGATTGTTGTCGGCGCGATGTCGAGGCGATGCAACGGCTTCTTGAGGCAACCGAGCGGTTCGAACGGGTCGATGCCCATATCGATTTACGCGCAGAAGAGATGCGCGATGTCGTGCGCAACGCACTGCCTGCAGACGGTGGTTGCGATGAGATCTTTTTCTATTTCTCAGGTCATGGCGATCAACAAGGGGCCGACTTTTATTACTGCGGCACCGACTACGACACAAAGCAACCGAACCTGACGGGCCTGTCCTCGTCGGTCCTTCACGACCTGTGTCGCGCCGCTTCTCCGACCACGCTCGTGACGGTGACCGACGCCTGCTATTCTGGAACATTGCTCATTAAGAAGGGGCCGCCACCGTCACCGCCCATCGTCAAAGACGGTTTCCGCAACGTGCTGCATTTCTCCTCATCGATGGACAGCCAAACCTCGATGGGCGGAAATCCGCTGAGCGAGTTCACTCTTGCTTTCCTGGAAGCGAGCGCACGCAAGACCGAGGGGCCAGTCTACTACACGGACATTGAAGGCGCGTTACGCGACGCATTCCTACATAATGATGACCAAACTCCATTCTTCGTCAGTCAGGCGACTGGCCGAGAGCTCCTCGTTGATGATGCTGCGCGCCTGGCGGGGTTCAGGGCTTGGCTAAGCACCACTTTTCGCGCGCCTGATGCAGATGGCACTAGCGAAGAAGACGTCGTAACTCCGGAACCTAATGGTACCGACCTGATAGTGCCTCCACCACCCACGCCTAGACAGATCCTCGAGGCAGCCGAGAGCAAGACAGGATCCGCGGACCGAATGCGAGAGTTAACTCGCGCCCTGTTTGACGGGGTCGACAGTTCGTTCGACGCTAACGAGTTCGCCGAGTTCTTCGAAAAATCGCTAGTCTATCACAACCGCTATGAGGAAGCTGCTGTCGAGGATTTCATGATCCGGGTGCTGGCGCGGGAAGACCGACCCGATAGCCTCGTAACTGCCGAGATCAAGCGGGTCCGGCGCAAGCGGACTCCGTGGGAAAGAATGACCGGAAGCCTCGCCTTCGCGATGTCAAATTTCGAAGACGACTTCACTGAGCGATTTGATCTGTCGCTCAATTGTCAGCTGGACCAGGCGCAACTCAAGATCACGCTCACTCCTAAATTCAGCCGGCTTCAACAGATCGTTCTCATACTAAGCTGCGCACCAAGCCTCGAGTATCTCTATGTTTTCGAGATAGTCAGCCTGCATTTTCGTAATGATTGGGATCGGTTTGATACCGAGGGTCGTGAAATACTGCGCCGGTGGTACAAGCTCACTTGGTCGGACAGTGCTGATGGGCTAATCGAAAAGATTCAGAATGGCCTCGCGGAGGCGGCTCGGAAGCACGTCGATGATGTCATTCAGACTCTAGGAGATGACTGA
- a CDS encoding RNA polymerase sigma factor: MHAKLDQDDVDFNRRWRPALMSFFLRRVRDHTEAEDLTQEVFTRLLGSQGEATSSLDAYVFQVAGNLLTDRARRARVRADYRDSLASAEELDVESLDPHRIVASRAELEAFGHILNELPERTRTIFILYRLENLGQSEIADAFGITSSAVKKHVAKAMGLLMKRMRAPL; the protein is encoded by the coding sequence ATGCACGCCAAACTCGATCAGGACGATGTGGACTTCAACCGGCGGTGGCGGCCGGCGCTGATGTCGTTTTTCCTCAGAAGGGTGCGTGATCATACCGAAGCTGAGGATCTGACGCAGGAAGTCTTCACGAGGCTCTTAGGATCGCAGGGCGAAGCCACATCATCGCTTGATGCCTATGTGTTCCAGGTCGCCGGCAATCTGCTGACCGATCGAGCTAGGCGTGCGCGTGTGCGAGCTGACTATCGCGATAGTTTGGCGAGCGCGGAAGAATTGGACGTCGAGTCTCTCGACCCGCACCGGATCGTTGCAAGCCGTGCCGAGCTCGAAGCATTCGGCCATATATTGAACGAACTACCAGAGAGGACGCGAACCATCTTCATCTTGTACCGTCTCGAAAATCTCGGCCAATCAGAGATTGCTGACGCATTCGGCATCACGAGCAGCGCGGTGAAGAAGCACGTCGCAAAAGCGATGGGATTGCTGATGAAGCGTATGAGGGCCCCGCTGTGA
- a CDS encoding FecR family protein, which translates to MTRAAFDDEPVDRDEAAALWCMRLAEGQLSTDEQAEFDLWLQQEGHRAAFDEAVKVWRIADAASGRPEMIAMRTEALDNYAHEQSRRWARSGSRRWYWGAGIAAAFLIVVLSSALMLRNPAEHFGTGIGERRVAMLTDGSRISLDADTNVDVRLEDDSRQLTLLSGRAKFDVAKDPLRPFTVKAGNKLIVATGTSFSVELLRGDVRVLLYDGHVEVLGRSNGERGAQLVLKGSSRPADLALVPGRELVAPLNMAAATIERPDIARSLAWEAGQLDFDNEPLPSAVERFNRYAPERISLADGSLAGIKVNGVFDAGDTDAFLEGVSVFNKIRVKRAGRSITIERQ; encoded by the coding sequence GTGACCCGCGCGGCTTTTGACGACGAGCCCGTCGATCGGGACGAAGCGGCAGCCTTGTGGTGCATGCGGCTGGCCGAGGGCCAGCTTAGCACCGATGAGCAGGCGGAATTTGATCTTTGGCTGCAGCAGGAAGGACATCGCGCCGCGTTTGACGAAGCGGTCAAGGTCTGGCGCATAGCGGACGCTGCTTCCGGGCGTCCTGAGATGATCGCAATGCGAACCGAAGCGCTCGATAATTATGCCCACGAGCAGAGCCGTCGCTGGGCACGGTCGGGCTCACGGCGTTGGTACTGGGGCGCCGGTATCGCAGCGGCATTCCTCATCGTCGTCCTGTCGAGCGCGCTTATGTTGCGCAATCCTGCCGAGCATTTTGGAACAGGCATTGGTGAGCGCCGCGTGGCTATGCTCACTGACGGATCGCGCATTTCACTGGACGCAGACACGAATGTGGATGTCCGGCTTGAGGACGATAGCCGTCAGCTCACATTGCTTTCCGGCCGCGCCAAATTTGACGTGGCAAAGGATCCGCTGCGGCCATTCACTGTGAAGGCTGGCAACAAGCTTATCGTCGCGACCGGTACATCCTTCAGCGTCGAGTTGCTCCGCGGCGATGTACGCGTCTTGCTCTATGACGGGCATGTTGAGGTGCTTGGCCGTTCAAATGGTGAGCGCGGCGCGCAACTCGTCTTGAAGGGATCGTCCCGTCCCGCTGATCTCGCACTCGTGCCGGGGCGCGAGTTGGTGGCTCCGCTCAACATGGCGGCAGCGACGATCGAGAGGCCAGACATTGCGCGCTCCCTCGCTTGGGAGGCTGGCCAGCTAGATTTTGACAATGAGCCGCTCCCCAGCGCTGTCGAGCGCTTCAATCGTTATGCCCCCGAGCGGATCTCGCTGGCCGATGGCAGTCTTGCCGGCATCAAAGTCAACGGCGTCTTCGATGCCGGCGATACTGACGCCTTCTTGGAGGGGGTTAGCGTTTTCAATAAGATACGGGTCAAGCGAGCAGGGCGATCGATTACGATTGAGCGACAATAA
- a CDS encoding TonB-dependent receptor domain-containing protein: protein MPFGRFRHAFRVGVSATALAVFSQAVPAWAQEQTFTFDIPAQDLGSALRAFARASRQQVAFDDKAVQGQRAPALRGNHTAQQGLDLLLNGSGLFARRGRSGLFIVRPTGQGSAALSDTNLSDADGDRQGSDIVVTAQRRDEQLQKVPVAVTVLSTADLENQRVNTIQDVARVTPGLTMAAFSYQAPNISVRGANNSFSQIGVDRPVAIMLDDVFISRPSGAVFNLYDLASVQVLRGPQGTLFGRNVTGGAIVLTTRKPSFTKPEYSASVGYANYNQIEANGLVSVPVSDDVAVKVVASHMSHGGYGYDQVSQRKQDDLDSTSFRGQLRARSGDFETLFIADYARDDNNGRTLSSLAAGSTGNPRISVLGVDQRFRRRTGGISNTTTWTIPDDMGVVTATTAYRELKSRERLSTAGASFRFLTAGSQGINDDTAHVKDFSEEVRYTSPKWTWGDFIAGVYYLHNDAEQVLRVTSLAARTGIVSGNTTANQATTVNSISGYVDGNINLPGNFKLTLGGRYTHDVKKASVDFINALAPARNFSTGKLSRTFNQFTPRAVLSWNVDENTLVYANYSRGFTSGGFATTNTTLAAVAQGFQPEKVTNYEAGLKSAFFDRRVTLNVAAFKMDFKNKQEFVFNSLTGIGNITNAAQAKSKGVEVELGLHPINGLDINLNYGALRSRYQEFVVPGLLNYTGNSLAYSPRNKASATVHYEHLIEGFGYVSTNASYMWTGTYTISASTTQLAVQSFDLTNAGLAYETPDRRYRLAFWVKNLFDKDYELNATTTGTLAQWYGPPRTYGATASVKF, encoded by the coding sequence ATGCCATTTGGACGGTTTCGCCACGCCTTTCGCGTGGGCGTATCGGCTACCGCGCTTGCCGTTTTTAGCCAGGCCGTTCCGGCTTGGGCGCAAGAGCAGACCTTCACATTTGATATTCCTGCACAGGACCTCGGTTCGGCTCTGCGTGCTTTTGCGCGGGCTTCGCGTCAGCAGGTGGCGTTTGACGATAAGGCTGTGCAGGGGCAGCGCGCTCCGGCACTGCGCGGTAATCATACCGCCCAGCAGGGTCTCGATCTCCTCCTCAATGGATCGGGGCTCTTTGCACGCAGGGGGCGGTCTGGCCTCTTTATCGTGCGACCGACCGGCCAAGGCTCGGCTGCGTTAAGCGATACCAATCTGTCTGACGCAGATGGTGACCGACAAGGCTCCGACATCGTTGTGACTGCGCAGCGCCGTGACGAGCAGCTGCAAAAGGTACCCGTCGCCGTGACCGTGCTGTCTACGGCCGACCTCGAAAATCAGCGGGTCAACACGATCCAGGATGTCGCCCGTGTCACGCCAGGTCTGACGATGGCGGCGTTCAGCTACCAGGCGCCCAACATCTCGGTCCGCGGTGCCAATAACAGCTTTTCGCAGATCGGTGTGGATCGCCCGGTCGCGATCATGCTCGATGATGTCTTCATTTCGCGGCCCTCTGGCGCAGTCTTCAATCTCTATGATCTGGCTTCAGTCCAGGTGCTGCGCGGTCCGCAGGGCACTTTGTTTGGTCGCAATGTGACGGGCGGTGCGATTGTTCTGACCACGCGCAAACCGTCCTTCACTAAGCCGGAATATTCGGCCTCGGTTGGCTATGCCAATTACAACCAGATCGAGGCGAACGGCCTCGTGAGCGTGCCGGTCAGCGACGATGTGGCGGTCAAGGTGGTCGCGTCGCATATGAGCCATGGCGGCTATGGCTATGATCAGGTCAGCCAGCGCAAGCAGGATGATCTCGATAGCACCAGCTTTCGCGGACAGTTGCGCGCGCGCTCCGGCGATTTCGAGACCCTTTTCATCGCCGACTATGCGCGGGACGATAATAATGGTCGCACTTTGTCGTCGCTGGCGGCCGGGAGCACTGGCAATCCGCGGATCTCGGTTCTCGGCGTCGATCAACGGTTCAGGCGTCGTACCGGCGGCATCTCGAACACCACCACGTGGACCATTCCCGACGATATGGGTGTGGTGACCGCGACCACCGCCTATCGAGAACTGAAGTCGCGCGAGCGCCTTTCGACGGCAGGTGCCAGCTTTCGTTTCCTGACGGCTGGCAGCCAAGGCATCAACGACGATACCGCGCACGTGAAGGACTTTTCAGAGGAGGTTCGCTACACCAGCCCGAAATGGACCTGGGGCGATTTTATCGCGGGCGTCTATTATCTCCATAACGATGCGGAGCAGGTTCTGCGGGTCACGAGCTTGGCGGCTAGGACCGGTATTGTGTCGGGCAATACCACGGCGAACCAGGCCACGACCGTCAACAGCATTTCGGGCTATGTCGACGGCAACATCAACCTGCCGGGGAACTTCAAGCTTACGCTGGGCGGCCGCTATACGCATGACGTCAAGAAGGCGAGCGTCGACTTCATCAACGCACTCGCTCCTGCGCGTAACTTCTCGACGGGTAAGCTGTCGCGGACCTTCAATCAGTTCACGCCGCGCGCGGTGCTGTCGTGGAATGTCGACGAAAACACGTTGGTCTATGCCAATTATAGCCGGGGTTTCACCTCGGGTGGTTTTGCCACGACCAACACCACTTTGGCGGCGGTTGCCCAAGGCTTTCAGCCCGAAAAGGTCACCAACTATGAGGCGGGCCTGAAATCAGCCTTCTTCGATCGCCGGGTCACGCTGAACGTCGCAGCCTTCAAGATGGACTTCAAAAACAAGCAGGAGTTCGTGTTCAACAGCCTGACGGGCATTGGCAACATCACGAACGCTGCGCAGGCGAAATCGAAGGGCGTCGAAGTGGAGCTCGGGCTGCACCCGATCAACGGCCTCGATATCAATCTGAATTATGGCGCATTGCGCAGCCGATATCAGGAGTTCGTGGTCCCCGGCCTACTCAACTATACCGGCAATTCGCTGGCTTATTCGCCGCGCAATAAGGCGTCGGCGACGGTCCATTACGAGCACCTGATCGAGGGGTTCGGCTATGTCAGCACCAATGCCAGCTACATGTGGACCGGCACCTACACGATTAGCGCATCGACCACCCAGCTCGCCGTGCAGTCGTTCGACCTGACCAATGCTGGCCTTGCCTACGAAACCCCCGATCGGCGCTACAGGCTGGCGTTTTGGGTCAAGAATTTGTTCGACAAAGATTATGAGCTGAACGCGACGACGACCGGCACTTTGGCCCAATGGTACGGCCCGCCGCGCACCTATGGGGCGACCGCGTCGGTCAAGTTCTGA
- a CDS encoding tannase/feruloyl esterase family alpha/beta hydrolase: MSLASHCEVKAVARPTTDSEIGIEIWLPVENWNGRYQQTGNGGWAGAIHRRPLAAALQRGYAVAATDNGHQGGIDDSGKGQRSAEFAIGHPEKLIDFGSRALRETRVAAIAVIKAYYGRAPQYSYFVGCSDGGREALMAAQRFPEDFNGILAGNPGNDWSHWAAGLIWAQQAQLADTPGAIPVTKRALIQNAAIAACDQVDGIKDGLIADPRFCRFDPVVLACAGGDAPDCLSTAQVATLQKIYDGPKNPRTGERIYPGYPPGIENAPGYNHVIAPWRPSTFSYGDTYFGHAVFERRDWDPHSFDFDRDMALSDRKGAPVVDATNPDLRSFRAHGGKLLQYHGWSDALMPAGASIAYYETVADFMRRYPDRRSSDPASLGAFYRLFLIPGMGHCYGGDGPTAITPPAGRDKADTRYDLVLALEQWVEKGIAPQMIIGSGRVPNDPSRTMSRPICAYPQMTRYKGRGDTDAAASFACVSSPASAASQNQDPTQPGAKP; encoded by the coding sequence GTGTCGCTGGCTTCGCATTGCGAAGTGAAGGCGGTGGCTCGCCCTACGACCGATTCCGAGATCGGCATTGAGATCTGGCTGCCGGTTGAGAATTGGAATGGCCGATATCAGCAGACCGGAAACGGCGGCTGGGCAGGGGCCATCCACCGACGTCCGCTCGCAGCCGCGTTACAGCGCGGCTATGCGGTGGCCGCGACCGACAATGGTCATCAAGGCGGGATCGACGACAGTGGAAAGGGGCAGCGATCGGCTGAATTCGCGATCGGGCACCCTGAGAAGCTGATCGACTTCGGCTCACGCGCGCTTCGAGAGACGCGCGTTGCGGCTATTGCGGTCATCAAGGCCTATTATGGGCGCGCTCCCCAATATTCCTATTTTGTGGGCTGCTCCGATGGTGGCCGTGAAGCCTTGATGGCGGCGCAGCGTTTTCCCGAAGATTTTAACGGCATTCTCGCGGGCAATCCGGGCAATGATTGGTCGCATTGGGCAGCCGGTCTGATTTGGGCTCAGCAGGCTCAACTCGCCGACACGCCGGGCGCCATTCCTGTGACCAAGCGCGCGCTCATCCAAAATGCTGCGATTGCTGCCTGCGATCAGGTCGACGGTATCAAGGACGGCCTGATTGCCGATCCGCGTTTCTGTCGCTTCGATCCAGTGGTGCTTGCATGTGCAGGGGGCGACGCGCCTGATTGTCTGAGCACAGCGCAGGTCGCAACGCTTCAAAAGATCTACGACGGTCCGAAGAATCCTCGCACTGGCGAACGGATCTACCCTGGCTATCCGCCAGGGATTGAGAATGCGCCCGGGTATAATCACGTCATCGCGCCGTGGCGTCCCAGTACCTTCTCTTATGGCGACACCTATTTTGGTCATGCGGTCTTCGAGCGGCGGGATTGGGATCCGCACAGCTTCGACTTCGACCGCGACATGGCGCTTTCCGATCGCAAGGGCGCGCCGGTTGTCGACGCCACCAATCCCGATCTCCGCTCGTTCCGCGCGCACGGTGGCAAGCTCTTGCAATATCATGGCTGGTCGGACGCGCTCATGCCGGCGGGAGCATCGATCGCTTATTATGAGACGGTCGCAGACTTCATGCGCCGCTATCCTGACCGCAGAAGCTCTGATCCGGCCTCGCTCGGCGCTTTCTATCGGCTGTTCCTGATCCCTGGCATGGGCCATTGCTACGGCGGTGATGGCCCCACCGCTATCACGCCGCCAGCCGGCAGGGATAAAGCTGACACGCGATACGATTTGGTGCTCGCGCTCGAGCAGTGGGTGGAAAAGGGCATTGCCCCGCAGATGATCATTGGGTCGGGCAGGGTTCCCAATGATCCGAGCAGGACCATGTCCCGGCCTATCTGCGCCTATCCCCAGATGACCAGATACAAGGGCAGGGGGGACACCGATGCCGCAGCGAGCTTCGCCTGCGTCTCGTCGCCCGCCTCTGCGGCATCCCAAAATCAAGACCCGACACAGCCCGGAGCAAAGCCATGA